One genomic region from Listeria monocytogenes encodes:
- the coaD gene encoding pantetheine-phosphate adenylyltransferase, whose amino-acid sequence MGDKIAVIPGTFDPITNGHLDIIERAAKIFDVLYVSVLNNSSKKPLFTIEERMEMIRQVTAHLPNVQVESASGLTVDYAATRGATAIVRGLRAVSDFEYEMQIASMNRTLNADIETFFIMTNTKYSFLSSSMVKEVAHYQGDISELVPEIVNKAVQAKFK is encoded by the coding sequence ATGGGTGACAAAATTGCCGTTATTCCCGGGACATTTGATCCGATTACGAATGGTCACTTAGATATTATTGAACGTGCAGCGAAGATTTTCGATGTGTTATATGTTTCCGTTTTAAACAATTCATCCAAAAAACCACTTTTCACGATAGAGGAGCGAATGGAAATGATTAGACAAGTAACCGCTCATTTGCCAAATGTACAAGTGGAAAGTGCGAGTGGATTGACTGTTGATTATGCTGCTACGCGCGGGGCTACGGCAATTGTCAGGGGACTTCGAGCGGTGAGTGATTTTGAATACGAGATGCAAATTGCTTCGATGAACCGAACGCTAAATGCGGATATCGAAACTTTTTTTATCATGACTAATACGAAATATTCTTTTTTAAGTTCCAGTATGGTAAAAGAAGTGGCGCATTATCAAGGCGATATCAGCGAACTTGTGCCAGAAATCGTGAACAAAGCAGTA
- the rsmD gene encoding 16S rRNA (guanine(966)-N(2))-methyltransferase RsmD produces the protein MRVIAGERKGHALKAVPGNNTRPTTDKVKESLFSIIGPFFDGDMVLDLFAGSGGLGIEALSRGAERAVFIDQAALAIKTIRQNLEGCHFTERAEVYRNDAERALKLLHKNEWKFDLIFLDPPYKKQQLEKLLGTLEKLELVNENGRIICEHDKEAIMPDTIGKFEKIKSVSYGITVLSIFEFQEA, from the coding sequence ATGAGAGTCATTGCAGGAGAACGAAAAGGACACGCTTTAAAAGCTGTTCCAGGAAACAATACGAGACCAACTACAGATAAAGTAAAAGAATCCTTATTTTCGATTATCGGTCCCTTTTTTGACGGGGATATGGTGCTTGATTTATTTGCTGGCAGTGGTGGGCTTGGAATCGAAGCGTTGAGCAGAGGAGCAGAACGAGCTGTTTTTATTGACCAAGCAGCGCTCGCAATTAAAACAATCCGACAAAACTTAGAAGGATGCCATTTTACAGAGCGCGCGGAAGTATATAGAAATGATGCCGAACGAGCACTCAAATTACTCCATAAAAATGAGTGGAAATTCGACCTTATCTTCTTAGATCCACCATATAAAAAGCAACAATTAGAAAAATTACTAGGAACTTTAGAAAAATTAGAATTAGTTAACGAAAATGGAAGAATTATTTGCGAGCATGACAAAGAAGCAATCATGCCAGATACAATCGGTAAATTCGAGAAAATCAAATCAGTTTCTTATGGAATTACTGTTTTATCTATATTTGAATTTCAGGAGGCGTAG
- a CDS encoding YlbG family protein has translation MENDRQAIVVWMNHLKQVRSLKRFGNVHYVSRKLKYAVLYCDMAEVEDISNKVSRFHYVKRVEMSFRPFLKTEYESKKEMMYEHKNEDVQISI, from the coding sequence ATGGAAAATGATAGACAAGCTATCGTCGTTTGGATGAATCATCTCAAACAAGTTAGATCTTTGAAGCGATTTGGAAACGTGCATTATGTATCGCGTAAGTTAAAATATGCGGTGTTATATTGTGATATGGCCGAAGTAGAAGATATCTCTAACAAAGTTTCTCGTTTTCATTATGTGAAACGCGTGGAAATGTCTTTCCGTCCGTTCTTAAAAACAGAATACGAATCCAAAAAAGAAATGATGTACGAACACAAAAACGAAGATGTGCAAATCAGTATCTAA
- a CDS encoding YlbF family regulator, with protein MLATMENMALLDLSDELASMILNSEEAQNYKLAKEALLNDATSQKNIRQFIRIKEQYEEVQRFGRYHPDYKEVTRKTRAYKREVDMDQNVAAFRRAEMDLQSLLDEISLLLASAVSENIKVPTGNPFFETKSACSTGGCGSGGGCGCSA; from the coding sequence TTGCTCGCTACAATGGAAAATATGGCGCTACTCGATTTATCAGATGAGCTTGCTAGCATGATTCTAAACTCCGAGGAAGCGCAAAATTACAAACTTGCTAAAGAAGCGTTGCTAAATGACGCTACTTCACAAAAAAATATTCGTCAATTCATACGAATAAAAGAACAATACGAGGAAGTACAGCGGTTCGGCCGGTATCATCCTGACTATAAAGAAGTAACCAGAAAGACTCGTGCCTATAAACGCGAAGTTGACATGGACCAAAATGTGGCAGCTTTTCGCCGTGCAGAGATGGATTTACAATCTCTCTTGGATGAAATCAGTCTGCTTCTCGCAAGTGCAGTTTCAGAGAATATCAAAGTACCAACTGGTAATCCGTTTTTTGAAACAAAATCTGCTTGTTCCACAGGTGGATGTGGCAGCGGGGGAGGTTGCGGTTGTTCAGCGTAA